The genome window TCCCCCAGATCAGCAGCTTGGACGgatttgcccccccacccccaccgtgaGCCCCCTCCGCCAAGCCGCTTGTAGGCCGGGAGTAGCCAAGCCCCACGGCCACCCACCTTCAGCGGAGGTAAGGGGCTGGTTTGACACCCTCGACGGAATAAGTCCTGCTGGGGGGcagcccccccaaaacacacagccccccaccacTAGTGTGACCCCTGAGCCAAAGTCCCCTGCATGCAGGCTCAGATGGGAACCAGCGCCctctagaggggacaggcccctgccccattccccgccccccctgaCCCCGCCAGTCCCCCCTGGGGCCGAGTGGGAGCCGACACCCCCGAGcggggacaggcccctgccccattccccgcccccctgagccagccagtcccccctggGGCCgagtgggagccggcgcccccgagaggggacaggcccctgccccattccccgcccccctgagccagccagtcccccctggggctggaggggagccggcgcccccaagaggggacaggcccctgccccattccccgcccccctgagccagccagtcccccctggCGCCGGAGGGGAGACGGCGCCCccgagaggggacaggcccctgccccattccccgccccctgagccagccagtcccccctggCGCCGGAGGGGAGACGGCGCCCccgagaggggacaggcccctgccccattccccgcccccctgagccagccagtcccccctggCGCCggaggggagccggcgccccaagaggggacaggcccctgccccattccccgcccccctgagccagccagtcccccctggCGCCGGAGGGGAGACGGCGCCCCcaagaggggacaggcccctgccccattccccgcccccctgagccagccagtcccccctggCGCCGGAGGGAGCCGGCGCCCCcaagaggggacaggcccctgccccattccccgcccccctgagccagccagtccccctggggctggaggggagccggcgcccccgagaggggacaggcccctgccccattcccgcccccctgagccagccagtcccccctggCGCCggaggggagccggcgcccccgagaggggacaggcccctgcccattccccgccccccctgagccagccagtcccccctggCGCCggaggggagccggcgcccccgagaggggacaggcccctgccccattccccgcccccctgccccagccagtcccccctggggccgggtgggagccggcgcccccgaGAGGGGGCAGGCCCCTTACCCGGCTGATGATGATGGCGGGCACATTGGTGGCTTGCAGGAGGGTGACCATggcctggggggtgaggggggagagcaACAGGCAGAGCAGAGCGAAATACAGCACCAGGAAGGAGatacctgcgggggggggggagacaggagAGGGTTAACCCCCCCCACGCAGGGATCCCCCCCCTCCAACCCACACCCTGTGGGGGGGGCCGCGCCCCACTCACCCTGCGTGGTGCGTCCCCCGAAGTGCTGGGTCAGGAAGCCGATGGTGACCGTTTGGAGCATGAGGAAGAGAGCCTCGCCCCAAGCGCTGCGAGGGGGGAGAAAACAGGGGGTCCGGCCCGCCCTAAAAACCCTGCCCCCcgaccagccagccccctgccctggggccgggagGGAGCCAGCACCCCCGAAGGGGAAAGGCCATCTGGTAGAGCACCCCCACTTAGAaccccagagccggggagagaacccaggagtcctggcccccagtcccccctgctctaacccaccagcccccactccccgagccggggagagaacccaggagtcctggctcccagctctaaccccaccagcccccaccccgctcccagagccggggacaagacccaggagtcctggctcccagccccgccggcTCTAACCCCACCAGCCCCAACTcgcctcccagagccggggagagaaccaggagtcctggccccagtcccccgtgctctaacccaccagcccccactccccgagccggggagagaacccaggagtcctggcccccagtcccccgtgctctaacccaccagcccccactccccgagccggggagagaacccaggaatcctggctcccagctccccccagctctaaccccaccagcccccactccccgagctggggagagaacccaggagtcctggcccccagccccgccggctctaacccaccaggccccgctcctctccccgagccggggagagaacccaggagtccaggctcctggcccccactgctctgacccaccagcccccactcccctcccagagccggggagagaacccaggagtcctggcccccagccccgccggctctaaccccaccagcccccactcccctcccagagccggggagagaacccaggagtcctggctcccagccccccctgctctaaccaccagcccccactgccctccagagccggggagagaaccaggagtcctggctcccagcggggctctcccaccccagggctgacctGGCCTGACCCCGCAGGGGCCGGGATGGGCGGGGCTCACGGGGCCGGGGCTCCCCCTGGTGGCGAGGGGGGGCAGGCGCAGCCTCACCTGAAGGGGAAGCCGTTGGCCACGCTGTAGACCATGGTGCCCGTGAGGGCCAGCAGCTCCAGCAGGATTGAGTGGAAACTCAGCCCCATGGCGCTCTTCGCCCCCAGGATCTTAAACACCTGGGGCAGCTTCACTGCAGGGAGGCGGGCCGCacgtcagggctggggggcagccccCCATCGGCACGGAACGGAGGGGCCTCTCGTCATCCTCCCCATGGGGGTCagatgggagccagcgccccctagaggggacagggcCCTGAcctactccccacccccctgagccagccagtccccaccctggggccggatgggagccggtGCAGGCCcagtgccccattccccgccccacatgagccagccagtccccgccctggggccggatgggagccggtGCAGGCCcagtgccccattccccgccccacatgagccagccagtccccgccctggggccggatgggagccggcACAGGCCcagtgccccattccccgccccacatgagccagccagtccccgccctggggccggatgggagccggtGCAGGCccagtgccccattccctgccccccatgagccagccagtccccgccctggggccggatgggagccggcgccccccagaggggacagacccctgccccattccccacccagaCAGCGGGGGATGCAAGGAGCCAGATGCGTACCCATCAGCGACCCTGCAACGATGGCGATTCCCAGCCCTTTGCTGACCAGGATCTTCAGGCAGGGaactggaggagggaaggaaacggagagggagaagggggggcagggggggtcaATACAAATGGGGCAGCAGCACGTCccgtcctgccccccaaccccctcacaTCCTGGGTTCCCAGGGCTGGTGCTTCACTGGCCCCCGACCCTAAGGCCTCTTTGGGTGTCCTTAGCATCCTGccccctttgcccttccccagcagtcCCAATCGGCCCCCCCCGCTCCGGCATCTGCGGCCCCTCTGGATATCTCAGGTACCCCGACCCCAGTGACCGGGGCCCCATGCTGATCCTATTGGTCCCCGTCCCTCattcctctgactgccccccacgGGCCAGTCTTCCCCCAACGTCGTGTGTTTCTCTGAGCATCCTGCTCCCCCCACCACTCCCCGGCCCTGAGCGTTATGGCCCCCCCGAGCCCTCTGGGTGTTCCTGGATCCCTGCGCGCTGGGCTCCCCCCGGCTCCCCAGCCCCACCGTGGGCCCCCAGCCCCCTACTCGCCCCCTTCCCTCTCGGCCTCGGCCCTCTGGGTGGcctggctctgcctggctccctcCCTCTCAATTCCCCCCTTGGCCCCCATGGTagctcctgccccgccccactgACCCACTGcgccccacccaacccccactgctccccacccttccccattCCCCCCATTAGCCCCCGCCCCACCGtccttgcccccagccccactgactcccacccaacccccaccGCTCCCCCTTTCCCTATTCCCCCTTACCCCTGCCCCCCTTGactcccacccaacccccactgctcctcccaccccccaccgaCCCCCACCGCTCCCCAggccccccacccttccccattcCCCCATTAGCCCCCGCCCCACCGtccttgcccccagccccactgactcccacccaaccccactgctccccattccccccttacAGCCCCCGCCCCATTCCGTCCTTGCCCCCTTACCCTGCCCCCTTGACTCCCACCCAATCCCCACTGTTTCCCCAgacccctgagccccacccctcccctagcCCCACCGCTCCCCCATTCCCCCTTACCCCTGCCCCCCCTTGACCCCCAACcaacccccactgcccctccaTTGTAGTCCCCCCAGAAGTGGGGAGACGGCTGAGGCCGGGATGTGTCAACACAGGGGAGTGGGCTGACAAAGGGGGGGTCACCCCTCCCCCAGGAACCCCCCCTTCTGCGGGCACTTCCGCCCCGCACCGTCATGGCGGCGGCACGCCTCACCGGGCACTTCCGCCCCGCACCATCATGGCGGCGGCACGCCTCACCCAGCACTTCCGCCCCGCCCCGTGGAGCGCCGGAGGGCGGGCGCCTGGCGTTGCCATGGCGGCCGGCGGGTGCGGccccggtgggggaggggcgggcgcTCACCGTGCAGCAGGTTGAAGCGCAGGAACAGCTCGTCGTAGCAGCGCTCGGGGAGCAGGTGCGGGACCAGCAGCCCCTGCAGCGCCGCCGCCGCCATTTTGGGAAATGGCCGCGCGCCCACCCCGGCCCGGCCGGCGCTTCCGCCTCCATGTCGCCACGGTGCCTGCGGCGCAGGCGCGGAGGCGCCCGCGGAGCCACTCACTGCGCAGgcgcctcccccccccaaggCTTGTGCGCATGCGCCCGCACTCCCGCCGCAGAGTTCCCCCCTCCGCAGTACGCAGGCGCCTCTTTCGCTCTCTTCGGCGCATGCgtagcagagggagggagagaatgtgGACGCCGAGCATGCGCCGCCCTGAGTCTGACAGTGGGCGCGCATGCGCCCTGTCTCTCAACAGTCCCCCTCCTGTCCTCCTCGCGCATGCGGTCTCCCCCCTTCGTGGCCTGTCATTCTCACGCATGCGCCCTCCCCCGAaccgcccccatccctccccgCGCATGCGCCCttcctcccaaccccctcccttTGTGCGCCCCGCGCATGCGCCCTCCCTTCCCACGCCCGGCTCCCCTTCCCGCGCATGCGCCCtagagccccttcccccccccacacacagagactccctgccTTGACCAAACTTTGGCCAACCCAAGATggccgccccagccccgccatcTTGCCCGCTCCCCGCC of Eretmochelys imbricata isolate rEreImb1 unplaced genomic scaffold, rEreImb1.hap1 Scaffold_55, whole genome shotgun sequence contains these proteins:
- the LOC144258882 gene encoding mannose-P-dolichol utilization defect 1 protein-like — protein: MAAAALQGLLVPHLLPERCYDELFLRFNLLHVPCLKILVSKGLGIAIVAGSLMVKLPQVFKILGAKSAMGLSFHSILLELLALTGTMVYSVANGFPFSAWGEALFLMLQTVTIGFLTQHFGGRTTQGISFLVLYFALLCLLLSPLTPQAMVTLLQATNVPAIIISRVRGLPPLGGAGSHPAPGGT